The Candidatus Dadabacteria bacterium genome includes a window with the following:
- a CDS encoding flavin reductase family protein: MNDGPSVCGVFWHNCPVVIITSRREDEINGQVATTLVTSSIVHTVPRLLMGIWKRNHTHGFIMESKNLVVHLLKRDQIALVRNFGFYSGRDKKKFIGLDHFEGRNGCPVLKGIHSYVECSVLNAMDGGDMTAFLVSVDYGEIMRGGEWMTLADFYSLAPEQWVIEYGQKLMESVSFSMPIIHKISHEPFQP; this comes from the coding sequence GTGAATGACGGGCCTTCAGTTTGCGGGGTTTTCTGGCATAACTGCCCTGTGGTGATCATAACCAGCAGGCGGGAGGATGAGATAAACGGCCAGGTAGCGACGACGCTTGTCACCTCCTCCATAGTTCACACCGTGCCCAGGCTTCTTATGGGGATATGGAAGAGAAATCACACCCACGGGTTCATAATGGAAAGTAAAAATCTCGTGGTTCATCTTCTCAAAAGGGATCAGATCGCTCTTGTCCGGAACTTCGGCTTTTATTCGGGCAGGGACAAAAAAAAGTTTATCGGCCTAGACCATTTCGAGGGCAGAAACGGCTGTCCCGTCTTAAAGGGAATACATTCCTATGTGGAGTGCTCGGTGCTCAACGCCATGGACGGCGGAGACATGACCGCTTTTCTGGTAAGCGTGGACTACGGGGAGATAATGAGGGGAGGGGAGTGGATGACGCTTGCGGACTTCTACTCTCTGGCTCCCGAGCAGTGGGTGATTGAGTACGGCCAGAAGCTCATGGAGTCGGTGAGTTTCTCCATGCCGATAATACACAAGATAAGCCATGAGCCGTTTCAGCCGTGA
- a CDS encoding OmpA family protein translates to MRKIIPAVAFLFLVVGVLHISGCSKRVPTTPPSAEETGTQDRVMAVSEMLEEARAEGAEDTWEYEEAQKLFEMAQELISEGELEEAEKILSQAELKATQAIGAAREGAFMEGFDEEAQEIRKSLLSDAFSKENLINLPTSDVFFEFDSAEISKEAMEAIDGNISIFERNKDKIKFILLFGFCDIRGTEEYNLSLGKKRADEIKKYMIGKGVSPDMLHSISKGETEIWQEGTSDEAYSRNRRGHFMALSDNNSPEN, encoded by the coding sequence ATGAGAAAAATAATTCCGGCGGTCGCTTTTCTTTTTCTGGTCGTTGGTGTCCTGCACATCTCGGGGTGCTCGAAGAGAGTTCCCACCACTCCTCCCTCGGCTGAAGAGACGGGTACTCAGGACAGGGTCATGGCGGTATCGGAGATGCTTGAGGAAGCCCGAGCGGAGGGTGCCGAAGACACCTGGGAGTATGAAGAGGCACAAAAGCTTTTCGAGATGGCCCAAGAGCTTATAAGCGAAGGGGAGCTTGAGGAAGCCGAGAAGATCCTCTCTCAAGCGGAACTGAAGGCCACGCAGGCAATCGGCGCCGCCAGGGAAGGCGCCTTCATGGAGGGCTTTGACGAAGAGGCCCAAGAAATACGGAAATCCCTGCTCAGCGACGCCTTCTCCAAGGAAAACCTGATAAACCTTCCCACCTCGGACGTGTTCTTCGAATTCGACAGCGCGGAGATATCGAAAGAGGCAATGGAGGCAATTGACGGCAACATAAGCATCTTCGAAAGAAACAAAGACAAAATCAAATTCATTCTCCTCTTCGGTTTCTGCGACATCCGCGGGACCGAGGAATACAACCTCTCCCTTGGAAAGAAAAGAGCAGATGAGATCAAAAAATACATGATCGGAAAGGGTGTGTCTCCCGACATGCTGCACTCCATCAGCAAGGGAGAAACGGAAATATGGCAAGAGGGAACATCGGATGAGGCGTACAGCCGTAACAGGCGAGGACACTTCATGGCCCTCTCTGACAATAATTCCCCAGAAAACTAA
- a CDS encoding FxsA family protein, with amino-acid sequence MVPLIELALLIKLGNIIGLWPTIFTVIATGVLGAALARSQGTQVISAIRAEVTEGRPPTESLINGLLVLVGGVVLLTPGLLTDLLGFSLLIPFTRDWFKKKLRSRLKKYADRNSASATIIIR; translated from the coding sequence ATGGTTCCGCTCATTGAGCTCGCCCTGCTCATAAAGCTCGGGAACATAATAGGACTCTGGCCGACCATATTCACAGTCATAGCGACGGGGGTGCTGGGAGCGGCGCTTGCCAGAAGCCAGGGAACACAGGTTATAAGCGCGATAAGAGCGGAGGTCACCGAGGGCAGGCCGCCCACCGAAAGCCTCATAAACGGTCTTCTCGTGCTCGTGGGAGGGGTTGTGCTTCTCACACCCGGGCTGCTTACCGATCTTCTTGGCTTCTCCCTTCTTATTCCCTTTACCAGGGACTGGTTCAAGAAAAAACTTCGAAGCAGGCTTAAGAAATACGCGGATAGAAACTCGGCTTCCGCAACCATAATAATACGCTGA